In one Leishmania mexicana MHOM/GT/2001/U1103 complete genome, chromosome 19 genomic region, the following are encoded:
- a CDS encoding putative 40S ribosomal protein S13 codes for MVRMYGNGRGKASSALPYRRTPPAWLKIASRNVVKMVCKSSRKGMMPSQIGMELRDSMGIAQVKNVTGRKILRILKHNGLAPEIPEDLYFLVKRATQMRKHLERHTTDRDTKYRLILVESRIHRLARYYKRVKQLPPTWKYESSTASAMVA; via the coding sequence ATGGTCCGCATGTACGGCAACGGTCGGGGCAAGGCCTCGTCTGCTCTCCCCTACCGCCGCACTCCCCCGGCGTGGCTGAAGATTGCGAGCCGCAACGTGGTGAAGATGGTGTGCAAGAGCTCTCGCAAGGGTATGATGCCCAGCCAGATCGGCATGGAGCTGCGTGATTCCATGGGCATTGCCCAGGTGAAGAACGTGACCGGCCGCAAGATCCTGCGCATCCTCAAGCACAACGGTCTCGCCCCGGAGATCCCGGAGGATCTGTACTTCCTGGTGAAGCGCGCCACCCAGATGCGCAAGCACCTCGAGCGCCACACGACGGACCGCGACACCAAGTACCGCCTCATCCTGGTTGAGTCCCGCATCCACCGCCTGGCCCGCTACTACAAGCGCGTcaagcagctgccgcccACCTGGAAGTACGAGTCCAGCACGGCCTCCGCCATGGTCGCGTAA
- a CDS encoding putative synaptobrevin-type transport protein, whose amino-acid sequence MAANGCFIAALIARTHDRLPLCSYTDDNYSNANVIRQQEQRIVERMESPAGGTDRAAAKGSYYESFDHKDNVYFAFQDAATDLTLVVAVNKLLLRNSGDINGMNKLACGLLDLIFSEFIQLYTPAEIGAPNVRAYQFIKFDATLRKCVTRIMQQDRTTGDRIVVGSGTSGGSSGSGAGAGPSGGGAGATGMIRRQVNPQYDALRQEITDVHMVMRKNLEDLMTRGEGLDTMTNYSAELVDQSSRYYKKTVQMNRMRLLKTYGPPAAIGLFLIFFFYLYFF is encoded by the coding sequence ATGGCGGCCAACGGCTGCTTCATTGCGGCCCTGATAGCCCGCACGCATGACCGGCTGCCCTTGTGCAGCTACACGGATGACAACTACAGCAACGCGAATGTGATtcggcagcaggagcagcgcatTGTAGAACGAATGGAATCGCCGGCGGGTGGCACCGAtcgggcggcggcgaaggggagCTACTATGAGAGTTTCGACCACAAAGACAACGTCTACTTTGCCTTTCAGGACGCGGCGACGGACTTGACGCTGGTCGTGGCGGTGAacaagctgctgctgcgcaactCGGGCGACATCAACGGCATGAACAAACTAGCCTGTGGGCTGCTCGATCTCATCTTCTCGGAGTTCATCCAGCTGTACACGCCGGCGGAGATCGGCGCCCCCAACGTAAGAGCGTACCAGTTTATCAAGTTTgacgcgacgctgcgcaaGTGCGTGACGCGCATCATGCAGCAGGACCGTACCACCGGGGACCGAATTGTCGTCGGCTCCGGGACAAGCGGTGGGAGTAGTGGGTCTGGAGCTGGCGCCGGCCCaagtggtggcggtgccggggCGACGGGCATGATACGTCGCCAGGTCAACCCACAGTACGATGCACTGCGACAGGAAATCACGGATGTGCACATGGTTATGCGCAAAAACCTGGAAGACCTCATGACGCGCGGCGAGGGGCTCGACACCATGACGAACTACTCGGCCGAACTTGTGGATCAGAGCTCCCGCTATTACAAGAAGACGGTGCAGATGAACCGCATGCGCCTCCTCAAGACGTACGGCCCACCGGCAGCGATCGGGCTTTTcctcatttttttcttctaCTTGTACTTCTTCTGA
- a CDS encoding putative RNA polymerase III C11 subunit: protein MFFCPFCSTLLLVMPHVEGNALVCATCRYVHSVASASPKIPRNEFGEPILTIQHSFVAHNRQIMDAEEDPAMEAAALSSAAVCHTTAASAPVVKAETSAEGGQITTIPCQNEDNPCRSTKAYFIQIQMRSADEPATVFFKCVECGHQWRQD from the coding sequence ATGTTCTTCTGTCCGTTTTGTTCAACGCTACTGCTCGTGATGCCGCATGTGGAGGGCAACGCACTCGTGTGCGCCACGTGCCGCTATGTCCACTCCGTCGCCAGCGCGAGCCCGAAAATCCCGAGAAACGAGTTTGGTGAGCCTATCCTCACCATCCAGCACTCCTTTGTGGCACACAACCGTCAAATAATGGACGCTGAGGAAGATCcggcgatggaggcggcggctttgtccagcgccgcggtgtGCCACACAACCGCTGCGTCCGCTCCAGTAGTCAAGGCGGAGACCTCCGCGGAGGGAGGCCAGATCACGACGATTCCGTGCCAGAACGAAGACAACCCGTGCCGGAGCACCAAGGCCTACTTTATTCAGATCCAAATGCGTTCTGCTGACGAGCCGGCAACCGTGTTCTTCAAGTGCGTCGAGTGCGGCCATCAGTGGCGACAGGACTAA
- a CDS encoding putative nucleosome assembly protein, with translation MPPKNQRDVAAVIPEEDDEGDVMEMGNMLDFQKYLDPDFSKNFMAGLPEKIRQRAQVLSAYDKDFSAQQKAYKVKEMDILRRYDALFEPLLQRRKEIVTGATVSEEEVKKGMPEEHVSVISVEVDDTDEAAKAADAFGLEGFWLRVLRHHTVIDSTIEPHDEDVLKHLVDIRSCVAEGEHGSFQVIFTFSPNDFLEEETITATVSIKDDKPELTVSPITWKPGKNVMMHTVTKKQRAKRAGQARTTTRDVPQLSFFWLFRKKTEVVGDDDGEEDGEEDDEEQRISMLEVLHTCIVPNAVRYYTGEAPNGFSDVDEEDEEDEEEEEEEEIIPRGRGGNRGGRGGRGGRGGRGI, from the coding sequence ATGCCGCCGAAGAACCAGCGTGACGTGGCCGCGGTGATCccggaggaggatgacgaggGTGACGTGATGGAGATGGGTAACATGCTGGACTTCCAGAAGTACCTCGACCCCGACTTCTCGAAGAATTTCATGGCCGGCCTGCCGGAGAAGATCCGTCAGCGGGCACAGGTTCTCTCCGCCTACGACAAAGATTTCTCCGCGCAGCAGAAGGCGTACAAGGTGAAGGAAATGGACATCCTGCGCCGCTACGACGCTCTCTtcgagccgctgctgcagcgccgcaaggAAATCGTCACAGGGGCGACGGTctccgaggaggaggtgaagaaggGCATGCCGGAGGAGCACGTCAGTGTGATAtcggtggaggtggacgacACGGACGAGGCCGCCAAGGCCGCCGACGCGTTCGGCCTGGAGGGGTTCtggctgcgcgtgctgcgtcACCACACCGTGATCGACAGCACGATTGAGCCGCACGACGAGGACGTTCTGAAGCACCTTGTCGATATCCGGTCCTGTGTCGCGGAGGGGGAACACGGTAGCTTCCAGGTGATTTTCACCTTCTCGCCGAACGACTTCCTCGAGGAGGAgaccatcaccgccacggtCAGTATCAAGGATGACAAGCCGGAGCTGACGGTGTCGCCCATCACGTGGAAGCCGGGCAAGAACGTCATGATGCACACTGTCACAAAGAAACAACGGGCGAAGCGCGCGGGCCAggcgcgcaccaccacgcgcgACGTGCCGCAGCTCTCGTTCTTTTGGCTGTTCAGGAAGAAGACGGAAGTTGTCGGCGATGatgacggcgaggaggacggcgaggaggatgacgaggagcagcgcataAGCATGCTCGAGGTGCTGCACACGTGCATCGTGCCAAATGCCGTGCGCTACTACACCGGCGAAGCCCCTAATGGCTTCAGCGAtgtcgacgaggaggacgaggaggatgaagaggaggaagaggaagaagagatCATCccgcgcggccgcggcggcaaccGTGGCGGTCGTGGTGGCCGTGGTGGTCGCGGTGGTCGTGGTATCTAA